A window from Marinagarivorans cellulosilyticus encodes these proteins:
- a CDS encoding class I SAM-dependent methyltransferase, whose amino-acid sequence MKNTAAILALSLCSMGAFADEQALQKVIDSDHRTPAYVERDQYRNPLKTLSLFDIQPQHTVMEVWPSGGWYTEILAPYLKKEGKLIAAHYDTSDTQANYRPGSRQRFDKKMAASGKHYGKVDTQSLMIDEKSKKVVKSPAAKNSVDRIVTFRSTHGWFARGITDVMMAEFFSLLKPGGKLGLVQHQAANNQDWSSTNIGYVGRQAVIDAALKAGFTLEAEGYFNNNPKDTRHYDNGVWQLPPTLRGSDSDAEKAVYNDIGESHRMTLVFIKPRNRS is encoded by the coding sequence ATGAAAAATACTGCCGCTATACTCGCCTTATCGCTCTGCAGCATGGGCGCATTTGCTGATGAACAAGCCTTACAAAAAGTGATTGATAGTGATCACCGTACACCTGCTTATGTCGAACGTGATCAGTATCGTAACCCGCTTAAAACCCTTTCGCTTTTCGATATACAGCCACAGCACACCGTGATGGAAGTTTGGCCGAGTGGAGGCTGGTATACAGAAATTCTGGCGCCCTACCTTAAAAAGGAGGGCAAGTTAATTGCAGCTCATTACGACACCAGTGATACCCAAGCCAATTACCGTCCAGGCTCGCGACAGCGCTTTGATAAAAAAATGGCTGCCAGCGGTAAGCACTACGGCAAGGTAGACACTCAATCATTAATGATTGATGAAAAAAGTAAGAAGGTAGTGAAGTCGCCGGCCGCTAAAAACTCGGTTGATCGCATCGTTACCTTCCGCAGTACACACGGTTGGTTTGCGCGCGGCATTACCGATGTGATGATGGCCGAGTTCTTTTCGTTGCTCAAACCCGGCGGTAAGCTTGGGCTAGTGCAGCATCAGGCGGCTAACAATCAAGATTGGTCTTCAACCAACATCGGTTATGTTGGTCGCCAAGCTGTTATCGATGCCGCCCTTAAAGCGGGTTTTACGTTAGAGGCTGAAGGCTATTTTAATAATAACCCCAAAGATACGCGGCATTACGACAATGGCGTTTGGCAGCTTCCACCAACTTTACGTGGTTCTGACAGTGATGCAGAAAAAGCTGTGTATAACGATATCGGCGAAAGTCACCGCATGACCTTGGTATTTATTAAACCTAGAAACCGTAGTTGA
- a CDS encoding GFA family protein yields the protein MTLNVGEVDGVAVLPVHKATCHCGAIEMKLDLPEGLIDVRRCDCSMCRRRGAIVASVPLTGIHIVKGAQHLTLYQFNTNTAKHYFCNKCGIYTHHQRRSNPTQYGFNIACLEGINPLKIQCIPTYDGINHPADRSEA from the coding sequence ATGACCCTAAATGTGGGCGAAGTTGATGGTGTTGCTGTATTGCCTGTACACAAAGCAACTTGCCATTGTGGTGCGATTGAAATGAAGCTCGATTTACCAGAAGGGTTAATTGACGTGCGCCGGTGCGATTGCTCTATGTGTCGAAGAAGAGGGGCAATAGTTGCCTCTGTTCCTTTAACGGGTATTCATATTGTTAAGGGGGCGCAGCATTTAACGCTTTATCAGTTTAATACTAATACGGCTAAGCATTACTTCTGTAACAAATGCGGTATTTATACCCATCATCAACGCAGGTCAAACCCCACTCAGTACGGTTTTAATATTGCCTGCTTAGAAGGGATAAATCCCTTAAAAATACAGTGCATACCGACTTATGATGGCATTAACCATCCCGCCGATCGCAGCGAAGCTTAG
- the trmJ gene encoding tRNA (cytosine(32)/uridine(32)-2'-O)-methyltransferase TrmJ: MSSVEPDRIRPEFDRIRMVLVNTSHPGNIGAAARAIKNMGLSRLVLVAPKDFPADQAQWRAAGALDVLEKAVVVETLDEAIADCRLVVGTSARGRRIPWPLVSPRECGDKVYSEAKNSEHEVAILFGREDRGLTNEELHKCQYHVHIPANPGYSSLNIAAALQVIVYEIRMSALAAEAGQPISFDEWDMPPAAQQDIEHYFEHLQKTLETLGFLEVGNPRQTLTRLRRLYGRVRPDQMELNILRGVLTATQNYVYHSNNKIADLEREIEALKAASKPAG, from the coding sequence ATGAGCTCGGTTGAGCCAGATCGCATTCGTCCAGAGTTTGACCGCATCCGCATGGTGCTGGTTAATACATCGCATCCGGGTAATATCGGCGCGGCGGCTCGAGCCATTAAAAACATGGGGTTGTCGCGCTTAGTGCTGGTTGCACCTAAGGATTTTCCTGCAGACCAAGCGCAATGGCGTGCAGCGGGCGCGTTAGATGTGCTTGAAAAAGCCGTTGTGGTTGAAACCCTTGATGAAGCCATAGCCGATTGCCGCTTAGTAGTGGGCACTAGTGCGCGCGGGCGTCGCATCCCGTGGCCTTTGGTTAGCCCGCGTGAGTGTGGCGATAAAGTTTATAGTGAAGCCAAAAATAGCGAGCACGAAGTGGCGATTCTTTTTGGCCGCGAAGACCGTGGACTAACCAACGAAGAACTTCACAAATGCCAATACCATGTACATATTCCGGCTAACCCAGGCTACAGCTCGTTGAATATAGCGGCGGCGCTACAAGTTATTGTGTACGAAATTCGCATGAGTGCCCTCGCGGCGGAAGCTGGCCAGCCTATCTCTTTCGATGAGTGGGATATGCCGCCGGCGGCGCAACAGGATATAGAGCACTACTTTGAGCACCTGCAAAAAACGCTCGAAACCTTAGGCTTTTTGGAAGTGGGCAACCCGCGCCAAACGCTAACGCGCCTACGCCGCTTGTACGGTCGCGTTCGCCCAGACCAAATGGAGCTAAACATTTTACGTGGCGTGCTTACAGCAACGCAAAACTACGTTTACCACAGCAATAACAAAATTGCCGATTTAGAGCGTGAGATAGAAGCGTTAAAAGCTGCAAGTAAGCCAGCGGGCTAG
- the iscR gene encoding Fe-S cluster assembly transcriptional regulator IscR, whose protein sequence is MRLTTKGRYAVTAMLDLALFSTNGPVSLADISGRQDISLSYLEQLFSKLRQNDLVKSVRGPGGGYRLKHPLENIFVAQIIDAVNESVDATNCAGKGNCKQGEVCLTHYLWDDLSQQIHQFLSRISLADLVAKRQKAEQCGESKTEDSASELEQMISIPS, encoded by the coding sequence ATGCGTTTAACGACAAAAGGCCGATATGCCGTAACAGCCATGCTAGATTTGGCCTTGTTTAGCACCAATGGCCCGGTGAGTTTGGCGGATATTTCTGGGCGACAAGATATTTCTTTGTCTTACTTGGAGCAGCTATTTTCCAAGTTGCGCCAGAACGATTTAGTCAAAAGTGTGCGCGGCCCAGGTGGCGGTTACCGCTTAAAGCACCCATTAGAGAATATTTTTGTAGCGCAAATTATAGATGCGGTGAATGAATCCGTTGATGCCACCAATTGCGCGGGTAAAGGTAATTGTAAACAAGGCGAAGTCTGCTTAACCCACTATTTGTGGGATGACCTTAGCCAGCAAATTCATCAGTTTCTTAGCCGTATTAGCCTAGCGGATTTAGTCGCAAAACGGCAAAAGGCGGAACAGTGCGGCGAGTCTAAAACTGAAGACTCGGCATCTGAATTAGAGCAAATGATCAGCATTCCTTCGTAG